The Jannaschia sp. M317 DNA segment TTTTGCCCCCCTGAATTCCTGGCCCGACAATGCCAGCCTGGACAAGGCCCGACGCCTGCTGTGGCCGGTCAAGAAAAAGTACGGCAACGCGCTGAGCTGGGCCGACCTGATCATCCTGGCGGGCAACATGGCCTATGAATCCATGGGCCTGAAAACCTTTGGCTTCGGGTTTGGCCGCGCCGACATCTGGGGTCCGGAAAAGGACGTCTACTGGGGCTCTGAAACCGCTTGGCTCGCGCCCAGCGAAAACCGCTATGGCGACCTGGATCAGCCGTCGACCCTGGAAAACCCGCTGGCCGCCGTTCACATGGGCCTGATCTACGTGAACCCCGAAGGCGTGAACGGACAGCCGGACCCGGCCCGCACCGCGCTGCATGTGCGCGAAACCTTCGCCCGCATGGCGATGAACGACGAGGAAACCGCCGCCCTGACCGCCGGTGGCCATACTGTCGGCAAGGCGCATGGACGCGGCGACATCGACAACATCGGGGTGGAGCCGGAGGGCGGCGGTTATGAGCTGCAGGGCTTCGGCTGGGCCAATGCCGGTCACGACGCCAAGGCGACCAACGCCTTCACCTCGGGCATCGAAGGCGCCTGGACCACCAAGCCGACGCAGTGGGACATGGGCTTTTTCGACATGCTCTTCGACCACGAGTGGGAGCTGACGAAATCCCCCGCCGGTGCCTGGCAGTGGCAGCCGGTGGACATCGACGAAGCGGACATGCCCGTCGATACGACCGACCCGTCGATCCGTCATAAGCCGATGATGACCGACGCCGACATGGCGATGAAGGTCGACCCGATCTACAACGAGATCTGCCAGAAGTTCCGCGCCGATCCCGCCTATTTCGCAGACACCTTTGCCCGTGCCTGGTTCAAGCTGACGCACCGCGACATGGGGCCCAAGGCCAACTACATCGGCCCCGACGTGCCTGCCGAAGACCTGATCTGGCAGGATCCGATCCCCGCTGGCCCGACCGGCTATGATGTCGATGCCGTCAAGGCCGCCATCGCCGACACCGGCCTGTCGGCGGCAGACATGATCGCTACCGCCTGGGACAGCGCGCGCACCTTCCGCGGTTCGGACATGCGCGGTGGCGCCAACGGGGCCCGCATTCGTCTGGCCCCGCAGAAGGATTGGGCCGGGAACGAGCCCGATCGCCTGGCCCGTGTGCTGTCCGCGTTGGAGCCTGTGGCCGTCGCCGCCGGCGCATCGCTCGCGGACGTAATCGTCCTGGCAGGCACCGTCGGGTTGGAGCAATCCATCGCCGCCGCCGGTCAGACGGCCAGCGTGCCCTTCACTCCCGGACGCGGCGACGCGACCGAGGCGCAGACCGACGCCGACAGCTTCTCCGTGCTGGAACCTGTGGCCGACGGCTTCCGCAACTGGGTCAAGAAGGACTACGCGGTATCGCCCGAAGAGATGCTTCTGGACCGTGCCCAACTGCTGGGCTTGACCGCAGCCGAGATGACGGTCCTGCTGGGCGGTCTGCGCGTGCTGGGTGTCAACCACGGCGGCGCGGCCCACGGCGTCTTTACCGACCGCGTGGGTCAGCTGACACCGGACTTCTTTGTCAACCTGACGGACATGTCCAACAGCTGGCACCCGGTGGCCGATGGCACCTACGAAATCCGCGACCGCAAGACCGGCGCGGTGAAGTGGACGGCGACCAGCGCCGATCTGGTGTTCGGCTCCAACTCGGTGCTGCGCGCCTACGCGGAGGTCTACGCCCAGGACGACAACGGCGCGAAGTTCGTCCGCGATTTCGTCGCGGCCTGGAACAAGGTGATGAACGCAGATCGCTTCGATCTGGCGGCCTGATCCCATGCGCCCAGGCGGGCCATCCGCCTGGGCGTTGCAGTTGAAACCGCCCCGTGGCCGATCAGGTCACGGGGCGTCCTTTTGTCCGGGTCATCCTTGTCTGAGGCACCTGGCCCACGACAGGCCAAACCCCTGGCCACATTGGCCAATTCTTGTGGAACGCCCACAACCCGTATCAACTCTTTGACGGCCAGAAGAGGGGGCCTGACAGCTGGATCAGCCTTTGCGCTCAGCGCGTCTTGCTCGCCTTTTCCGTAGGCTCGCCGTTTGCCGCGTGGAGCAGCGGAGCGTCTTCGTCGCGGTCCATTGGCAGGTGTCGGACCGCGACGGCGTCGGTCACGTCGACCCCGCCGGAAACTGGGAAATCTTCGCGGTCAGAGCGGCGCTCGACCTCGGAATAATCCCGGTGGACGGCTGAGAGAGCCTTACGGCTCGGACCTCGGGAAGTCCCGTCAGAAGCATCGATAAGGGTAATGGCGCGCTGGGGAGGATTCGAACCCCCGACCCCTTGATTCGTAGTCAAGTACTCTATCCAACTGAGCTACCAGCGCACTACGTGGGGCGGGATAGACCCAAGGCCGGGGGGGTGCAAGCGGCTTTTTTCAGAGCTGTGAATTTTCAGGGGTGACCGACGGGTGATCCGTGGGTGATCTGGGTCATACCTAATTTTTGCACATCTGGGACCAGACCAGGGGCCATTGGTGCGGCCTGCATTTCTGGCCAGGACCGTCGAACGCCCCCTGCGCCTGTGGTCGAAGGAGCCAGCGCGCGGATGGATCTGACGGGCGATCCGTGCACGGCATTTCGGTCTGCCCTGCCGGGCCCAAGGGCGGGATCAGCGTGCGCCGCATGGGCACCGGGGGGACGCGCCGCCTCGACTTATGTCGAAATCGGCTGGACGCTTTGCAGGCCCGGCAAAGGCAGCTGTCGGGCCCCTTGGGATCAGAGGCCCCTAGCTCACCACTTCGCGCGGGAGCTGGATCAGGAAGACCGTCCCTGTCTCGCCCGTTTCCTCCAGCGTGAGCGTACCGCCGTGGCCCTGGATCAGCTCGCGCGCGATGGCCAGGCCAAGGCCGGTGCCGCCCTTGCGCACCGACCCCTCGAAGGCCTTGAACAGGTTGTCCTGCGCCCGTTTCGGCAGGCCCGGTCCGGTGTCGCAAATGCGCAGGCACCAGTGATCCGCGCTTTCGGAGGCGGCGACGATGATCTGTCCGGGGGTTGCCGTGGCCTGAATCGCCTGGCGGGCGTTGCGGATCAGGTTGCCGACCACGCGGTAAAGCTGCTCGGGATCGGCGCGCAGCATCAGACCGGTGGGGCAATCGGCAGCAATCCGGACCTGGTCGGACGGAACGGCCAATTGCTCCGCTTCGCAGACCTCCTCCAGGAAGGGGGCGGCCTCGATGCGTTGCAGGGCGGGCGGGGCCTCCTCTGCGCGGCCGAAGGCCAGCGTGCCCTCGGTCAGGTTCACGGCGCGCGTCAAGGACGCGACGATCTTGGGGGCCACACGTTTGACGGTGGGGTCGTCGACCATTTCAAGCCGGTCCCCCAACAGCGTGGCAGTGGTCAGGATGTTGCGCAGGTCATGGCTGATCTTGGCCACGGCAGAGCCGAGTTGCGCCAGACGTTCCTTTTGACGCAGGGATTGCGAAAGCTGTGTCTCGAGCGATTTGAGCGTCGTTTCCGCCTCGCGCAGTTCCCGGATGCGGGACTTTGGAACGATGACCCGGTTGGCATCCTCGGGGGCCTCGGCGTAGCGGTTCATGTGCCCGACAAGACTTTTGATCGGGGTCACCATCAGACGCCGGACAGCCAGGAACAGAAAGACCGAGGTGATGGCCGAAATCACCAGCGACAGCCACAAGATGGTGATTCCATAGTCGATCATCGCATCGTGCAGTTCACCGGTGTCGATCGCCGCCTCGATCTGCACCCCCCCGTCGCGTGCGGGTTGGGCGATGACGCGGATCACCTCGGGCGTCGGCGTCACGAACCGGGAGAGCGCGTCGCTGATCAGCACCATGGCCGTCGGGTCGCGCAGATCCACCGTCTTGGTCACCGGCCCCGGCAAGTCAGAGGACAGCACCAGTTGACGCATCGCATCGCGCCGCAGCACGACGTTCAGGACGCCGGCATTGGCCAGCAGCTCTGCCTCCACCTCGGGCTCGATCATGTCCCTTGCCCCCAGCAGCGCCAGGGCCGCGATCTGCGCCCGTTCCATCCGGTTGGTCAGATAATCCGCGCGAAAGCGTGCGATCGAAGGGACGAAGATCAGCACTTCGGCCAGCATCACGAAGACCACCGTGAGGATAAGAAAGCGGCCGGAAAGGGAAGTCAGCATGGGCGTCCAGGCGGGAAAGCGGTTTCGGTCTTGTATGTCCCCTGCCGCGCAATTGCGACAGGGGACATTCCGTCAGGGCAGATAGCGCTGCACCAGGCCCACAACCTTCTTGACGGTCGGGTTCTGGAACAGACGGGGGACGTAGTATTGCCCGGCCGCCCGCTTGGAGATCTCGCCCAGGGTCGGATAGGGTGCGACCATCGCGGCGACGGCCCCGATCTTGAGCTTGTTGGCCAGCACCAGCGCCCAGAGGCCGATCAACTCTCCGGCCTTTTCGCCCGCGATTGACGCACCGACGGGGCGGCCCTTGACGACCATGACCTTGATCAGACCGTCCGTCTTGCCCTCGGCGATGGCGCGGTCGTTTTCGTGATAGGGAAAGCGCAGGACCTCTACCTTGTCGCTGCCATGGGCGTCGATCGCCTGCGCCTCGGTCAGGCCGACCTGGGCCAGTTCGGGGTCGGTATAGGTCGCCCAGGGGATGTGATCGGTGCGCGCCTTGGCGGGCAGGCCGAACAGGATCGGACGGATCACGGTCGCGCCGTGATAGCCCGCGACATGGGTGAACTGAAACCCGCCCGCGACGTCGCCGATGGCGTAGACCTTTCTATTGGTGGTGCGCAGATCGGCACCGACCTTGATCGCGCGGTCATGCTCTATGCCAGCCGCGTCCAGGTTCAGCTTGTCGATATTGGCCTTGCGCCCCACAGCCATCAGGAGCGTGTCGCCGGTAAAATCGCCTTTGGGCGTGTGGACGGTGATCCGCCCCTTCTCGCCCGAAATGCGGCTGGCCTGGGCGTCTTCGATGATCTCGACGCCTTCCTTGCGGAGCTTTTTCAGAACGACCTCGGCCATTTCAGGGTCGTCCTTGCCCAGCGCCTTGCCGCCTTCGATCACGGTGACCCTGGACCCCAGGCGCACGTGGGCCTGGGCCATTTCCATCCCGATGGGGCCGCCGCCGACCACGATCAGGTGCGCGGGCTTGTCCATCAGGTCAAAGATCGTCTCGTTCGTCTCGTAGGGGACCTCTCCCAGGCCGGGGATCGGCGGCACAAACGGAGAGGAACCCGTGGCGATCACCACGCGGCGCGCCTTGATGCGGTAGTTTCCCGCCTCGACGGTATCCTTGTCGACGAAGGTGCCGAATTCGCGGATGACGCGGACACCCATGCCTTCGAACCGTTCCTGGCTGTCGACGGGGGCGATGGTCTCGATCACGCGGTGGACGTGGCGTTTCGCCTCGGCGTAGCTGATCTCGGGCATGACCGGGGTCACGCCCAGCATCTCGCCGGTGCGCATGGCCTGCGCCTGCTTGCCCGCCGCAATCAGCGCCTTGGACGGCACGCAGCCGAAGTTCAGGCAATCGCCGCCCATCTTGTGCCCCTCCAACAGGGTCACGTCGGCGCCCATCTGGCTGGCCCCGGCGGCGAACGACAACCCGCCCGAGCCTGCGCCGATCACCAGCACGTCGGTCTTGATCTCTTCCATGGCGGTGTCCTTTGCGCGCAGCATGTCTTGGGGTGCGGTGTGGGTATTCATGCTTTCCCACCGCGGATTTTCTTGATGACGATCGGCAGCAGCGCCAGGACGGCCAGGCCAATGATCGGGCCCAGGATCTGCGGCTCGAAGATGATGCCGAGGTTGGGGGTCTCGCCGCGGGCAAAGACCTCGCCCAGACCGGCACCGACCCAGGTGTAGACCACGGAGCCGGGCAGGATGCCGAGGAAGGTCGTGATCACGTATTTCGCCAGGCGCACGCCCACGAAGGCCGGGATCAGGTTGGCCACGAAAAAGGGCACCGCCGGGATCAGACGCATGATGAACAGATAGGACGTCTCGTCCTCGCGGATGCCGTCCTTGATCTTCTTCACGGCCCCGCCCGAGGCGTCCATCCTGGCCGCCAGCCGGTCGCCCAGCCCGTATTTCGCCGCAAGAAAGATCGCGGTCGCCCCGATCGTGGCCGCCACCGCGTTGAACAATGCGCCGGGAAACAGCCCAAACAGGAACCCACCCGTCAAGGTCGCGATGGCGGCTCCGGGCAGCGAAAAGGCGACGATCACGATATAGGCGGCCACGAAGATCAGCGCCGTCATCAGGTAATTGTCGTCGCGGAAGCCGATCAGTGTCTCGCGGTTGTCGGCCAGCGTCTGGAACGACAGGTAATCCCGCAGAAAGAAGGCACCCAGGGCGGCGACCGCAAGGATCGCGGCCAGCGGCAGAAACCGCGTCACTTTCGGTTTCTGCTTTGGGAAGGTCATTGTTTGATCCGTCATGGTTTCGGTCTCATGTGTCAGGGGCGGAGCATCTCTCCGAGGATTGACGCCTTCCTGACGCGCTTGGTTCGATGACGATAGCCCGCCTCACGCGCCTGTGTGGGGACGTGTGCGCAAGCGGCCCGAAACGGGCGATTGTTACAGGCTTTGTCCCTGCTCACCGCCGGTCGTGTTACAAGACCCCTGTTCTCTGCTTCATAAATATCCCAGGGAGCGCGAGGGAGGATCCCTCGCTCCGCCCGCTGCGGCATGGGCCGCCATTTCCGGGGTTCGCCCCGTTGACAGCCCCCGGTGCCTCCCCTATTCGGCGGCTTCAACGTTTTCACGCCGTCGATTCATCCCGAATCCGGCCCTAGATCCGGAGAGAAGGCCATGAAACGCACCTTCCAGCCCTCGAACCTCGTCCGCAAGCACCGTCACGGTTTCCGCGCGCGCATGGCGACCAAAGCCGGCCGCAAGATCCTGAACGCCCGCCGCGCCCGCGGTCGGAAGTCGCTCAGCGCCTGATTTCCCCGATGGGGACCGATTGCCAGACGCCGGAGGCCAGCCCGCCTCCGGCGTCTTTGCGCGTGCTTGCGCGCAGGCCGGAATTTCTGGCCCTGAACCGAGGTCACCGCGCGCCTGCGGGATCGTTCCTGTTGCAGGGCCGCGACCGTGGCGATGGAACGCCTGGAATCGGTGTGGGATTCACCTGTTCGAAAAAGGTCGGCAACGCCGTCGCGCGCAACCGTGCCAAGCGGCGGCTGCGCGAAGCCGCCCGGCTGGTCCTGCCGGATCTTGGGCGCCCCGGCTGGGATTATGCCCTGATCGGGCGGGCCGGGGTGACCGCAGACCGCCCGTTCGAGGCGCTGCTCGATGATCTGCGCCGCGCGCTGGCCAAGGTGCATGGCGCGCGCTGACCCCACGATTGCGGCGAACTTTTCGGCGAAAAGTTCAGCCGGAGCCTTTTGCCCCGGCTCTTGTGCGCCCAGGTTCAGACGATGACCCCGCTTGCGCGCCTCTTTTCCTTGCCGGTCCACGCTTACCGCGCGGTGTTCTCGCCGTATGTCGGGCACAACTGCCGCTATCATCCCACCTGCTCTGTCTACGCGCTTGAGGCGTTGCAGAAGCACGGCGGGCTAAAGGGGGGGTGGCTGGCGCTGCGCCGCATCGCCCGATGCCGCCCTTTTGGCGGCTCCGGCATCGACAATGTGCCCGACTAGACACGGCCCGCACCCGGCGCGGAACTTTTTGCTTTGCGGATTGGCGAACCCGACGTAAACCCCGCCTCAGGGTGCCACGTCAGCTGAGGGAGGGCGTTCATGTATCGATTGTACGTCCGACGACCGCAGCCCTGTGTCTGCTCTGCCCGCGCGACTGCGCAGGCAAGCTGAACCCGATCGGTCGCGCGCCCGTCGCGTGATCCTTTCCGACATCGACAGCTAGACACCGTGCCCCGCGTGGGGGCCGTCTGCCGTCGTCGTCATTTCCAAACCCGAACCAGAGGCCCCGTCTCACGGGGAAAATCCATGACCGCATTGCGTCTACCTTCCGCGCCCACGCGCGACATCATCGACACCGCCATCGCCCTGCATGGCCCGGGCCGCGTCCTGCTGGCCGCGCTCCGCGCGATGGTGCGGCCCAAATCCAGGCCGCCTGATGCTGCCCTGCCCGACCATCTGCGGCGCGATCTCGGGCTGCCGCCGATGCCGCCGCCGCTGCCGTCGAGCCGCGCGCTCTATTGACGGCACGCAGGCCCGTCGCCCGGTGGAAGCCGGGCGGCGGATCGGCTAGGGGAAGGCAATCCAGACCCGAGGTTGCCATGCCCGACACCCTGCTGCCCAACGACGGCACCGACGACATCCACGCGCTGTTCCACGGCGCGCCCAAGACGACCGAGTTCCGCAAGCTGCGCAAGCGCATCATCCGCGAAACCCGCGAGGCGATCGACCGCTACGCCATGGTCGACCGAACCGGACCGCGTCAGAAATGGCTGGTCTGCCTGTCGGGCGGCAAGGACAGCTACACCCTGCTGGCGGCCCTGACGGAGCTGCAGTGGCGCGGGTTGCTGCCAGTCGACATCCTGGCCTGCAACCTGGATCAGGGGCAGCCGAATTTTCCGGCCACCGTCCTGCCGGCGTTTCTGGAACGGATGGGCGTGCCGCATCGCATCGAATACCGCGACACCTATTCCATCGTGAAGGACAAGGTGCCCGCCGGGCGCACGTATTGCGCGCTGTGCTCGCGCCTGCGCCGCGCCAACCTTTATCGCATCGCCCGCGAGGAAGGATGTTCCGCCGTGGTGCTGGGTCATCACCGCGACGACATCCTGGAGACGTTTTTCCTGAACCTTTTCCACGGTGGCAAGGTGGCGACGATGCCGCCGAAACTCCTGAACGACGAAGGCGACATGCTGGTGCTGCGCCCGCTGGCCCACGTGGCCGAGGCGGATTGTGACCGGTTTGCGCGGGCGATGGATTACCCGATCATCCCCTGCGATCTGTGTGGCAGCCAGGACGGGCTGCAACGGCAGGCCATCAAGGCCATGCTGGACAGCTGGGAGGCCAAGGTGCCGGGGCGCAGGGGCAAGATGTTCTCGGCGCTGTGCCAGGTGCGGCCGTCGCATATGCCGGACCCGGATCTGTTCGATTTTGCCGCGCTGATCCCCCGGACAGGGGGAACAGACAGGGACAATTCGACAGATATTCCCTTGCTGCGTTAAGGAACCGGTCATGGCCAAGGGGTAGCCGTCACAGGGCGTTTTCCCCGGAGGTTCCATGCCTGCAGCCCCCACACCCGCCACGCCCGCCCCCGTCTGGCGCGACCGCCTGCGCCGCCTGCGACGGCGCGTCGACTGGATGATGCTTTTCCCGGCGGCGGCGGCCATCGCCTGGGGGTTCGGCGAATCGGCTGTGGCCATGGTGTTGGTCGTCGTGCTTCCGGTGTGCATGGCGCTGCAGGCGGGCCGCCGCGGTTTGGTCGAGGCGCCGATCCGAACGGCTGACAGGCACCCCATCCAACGGACCGCCGTTCAGAACTTCGTCGACGAAGTGCTGGAGGATTGCGCCACGCGCGACCGCACCACGGCCGTTCTGCTGATCCAGATTGACGATCTGCATGTGGCCAACGGCGAATGGGGCACCGAACTGTCTGAAACCGTGATGGACCGCGTGGTTCAGCGGATCTCGGCCACCATGCGGGGCCAGGATGCGGTGTTCCGGTCCAGCGACGACTGCCTGACGCTGGTGCTGAACCCCACCCGCCGCGCCGATCTTGAGGTGGTGATGAATATCGTCGACCGGGTCCAGGCCGCCGTGGCGGAGCCGATCTCGATCAGGGGACGGTCGATCCGGGTGCGGTCCTGTATTGGCCTGTGCTCCGAGGCGATGGCCCCGGCGCGGACGGGGGCTGCCTTGCTGGCGGCGGCGGATTGCGCGCTGCGGATCGCGTCGCGCCAGGGTGGCGATACGGTGCGGGCCTTTACAGCCGATTTGCAGACCCAGGTCGAAACGGATCACAAACTGTCCACGCGCATCGACGCGGCGTTGGAGTCCGGGGAAATCCGGGCCTGGTTCCAGCCACAGATCCAGACCACGACAGACCGCATCGCAGGGTTCGAGGCCTTGGCGCGCTGGCACCATCCGGATCTGGGCGTGCTGACACCGGGGCAGTTCCTGGGGGCCATCGCCTCGGCGGGGCGCATGGCCGAGCTTGGCAACGTCATGCTGCGCGCCGCGCTGGAGGCCTTGGTGGAATGGGACCGGATCGGTCTGGACGTGCCCCACGTGGGGGTCAATGTGTCGCTTGAGGAACTGAGCGACCCCCGCCTGGCGGAGCGGTTGACCTGGCAGGTGGATCGCTACGGCCTGTCGCCCGCGCGGGTCGCCGTGGAGATCCTGGAAACCGTTACGTTGCGCGAAAACGACGAAACCATCGTGCGCAACATCACCGCCCTTCGCGAGGCCGGGTTTCAGCTGGACCTGGATGATTTCGGCACGGGTGCCGCCTCGATCAGCCATATCGCGCGGTTCGGTGTGCACCGCATCAAGCTGGACCGCAGCTTTATCCACAATATCGACGGCGACGCGGATCAACGGCGCGTGGTCGGGGCGATTCTGCGCCTGGCGGAAAATCTGGGCATCGACACCCTGGCCGAAGGCGTGGAGCGTGCGGAGGAGCGGGACTGCCTGATCCGCCTTGGATGCCCGCATCTGCAAGGGTTCGGCATCGCCCGCCCCATGCCTTTCGACGATGCGACCACCTGGGCGCGGGCGCAAGCCGGCGGCAAGATCGCCGCCCTGCATCACATGCGCCCCCACGGGACCGCGTGACGGTGCCTGTGCGCCTGAGGGAACCCGCCGGATTTCACGCCTCCCGCAGTCGGGGTCCATCCGGCCGCGGCGGAAGGGGCGGCCCCCCGAAGGCAAACATATCGAGGGGTCCGCGCCGGCCTGAACGCGGTCAAATCCCGTGATTTCGGGGGCGTGCCGAAGGTTTGTCTGCGGCCTCTGCGTCTCTTTCGGGTTGACCTTCGGGCGCATGGTCTGTTGAACGGCGCGCAACTCCCGACATGCCCGGACAGGTCCCATGGACGATCAGAACAAGAACCTCATTCTCGCGACCGTGCTCTCTGCGGTGGTCATCCTGGTGTGGTTCTTCCTGTTCCCACCAGAACAGCAAGCGCCCACGGTAGCCGAGGTGCCCACCGCCGATGGCATCGTCGACCCGGCCACGGGCGCGATCACGCCCCCCGTCGCCCCCGGTGACGCAGGCGTCGTACCTGCCCCGGCGGAAGCCCGCGAAGCCGCGCTGACCACTGCCGCCCGGGTCGAGATCGATACACCCCGTCTGACCGGCTCGGTGTCATTGGCAGGCGGGCGCATCGACGACCTGTCGCTGAAGGACTACCGCGAAACTTTGGACGATGATTCGCCAATCGTGACCCTGCTGAGCCCGGCTGGCGCCCCGAACGCCTATTACGCTTTGCACGGCTGGGTTCCCGGCGGCACGCTGGCCAGCGATGCGGTCCCCGGTGCCACGACCGTCTGGTCGGCCCCTGCCGATGCGGTCCTGACCCCCGAGACGCCTTTGGAGCTGACCTGGGACAATGGTGCGGGCCTGACGTTCCGCAAGGTGATCTCGATCGACGCGAACTACATGTTCACGGTGGCCCAGTCGGTGGACAACACCACGGGCGAAGCCGTGCGCCTGGCCCCCTATGGCCTGATCGCCCGACAGGGTGAGCCGGAGACGGTCAACTTCTTCATCTTGCACGAGGGTGTCGTTGCCCGGTCGGACGGCGAATTGTTGGAGATCGACTATGACGACATGGTCGACCTGGATCCGGTCGCGGCCGAAGGCGGGCGCGTGCAGATCACCGAAGTGGCCGAAGACGGCTGGATCGGCTTCACCGACAAGTACTGGATGGCGGCCCTGATCCCCAGCGCGGGCGTGCCGTTCAGCGAGGTCGTCAAGTACGTCGACCGCGCCGACCGTTACCAGACCGAAACGCGCCTGCCCTATCGCACGGTCGAAGCCGGCCAGACCCATGTTTCCGAAAGCCGTCTGTTTGCCGGTGCAAAGGAATGGGAACAGCTGCGCGCCTATCAGAACGACGAAGGCATCGCCGGTTTCGTCGACAGCATCGACTGGGGTTGGTTCTATTTCCTGACCAAGCCGATCTTTGCCGCCCTGCACTGGCTGAACGCTCAGATCGGCAACATGGGCATCGCGATCATCGTGCTGACCCTTGGCATCAAGGCGATCCTGCTGCCGCTGGCCTATAAATCCTACGTGTCGATGGCACGGATGAAAGAGCTGCAGCCCGAGATGGAGAAGCTCAAGGAGAAGGCGGGCGAAGACCGTCAGAAGCTTCAGCAGGGGATGATGGAGCTTTACAAGAAGAACAAGGTGAACCCTGCCGCCGGGTGTCTGCCGATCCTTCTGCAGATCCCGATCTTCTTCAGTCTCTACAAGGTGATCTTCGTTACGCTGGAGTTGCGCCACGCGCCCTTCTTTGGGCCGTTCCAGGACCTG contains these protein-coding regions:
- the yidC gene encoding membrane protein insertase YidC; the protein is MDDQNKNLILATVLSAVVILVWFFLFPPEQQAPTVAEVPTADGIVDPATGAITPPVAPGDAGVVPAPAEAREAALTTAARVEIDTPRLTGSVSLAGGRIDDLSLKDYRETLDDDSPIVTLLSPAGAPNAYYALHGWVPGGTLASDAVPGATTVWSAPADAVLTPETPLELTWDNGAGLTFRKVISIDANYMFTVAQSVDNTTGEAVRLAPYGLIARQGEPETVNFFILHEGVVARSDGELLEIDYDDMVDLDPVAAEGGRVQITEVAEDGWIGFTDKYWMAALIPSAGVPFSEVVKYVDRADRYQTETRLPYRTVEAGQTHVSESRLFAGAKEWEQLRAYQNDEGIAGFVDSIDWGWFYFLTKPIFAALHWLNAQIGNMGIAIIVLTLGIKAILLPLAYKSYVSMARMKELQPEMEKLKEKAGEDRQKLQQGMMELYKKNKVNPAAGCLPILLQIPIFFSLYKVIFVTLELRHAPFFGPFQDLSAPDPTSIFNLFGAFPWPAPEAGTILALVFIGILPILLGVSMWLQQKLNPAPTDPTQAMIFAWLPWVFMFMLGGFASGLVVYWIANNTITFIQQYSIMRSHGSKPDLFGNIKGGFKKKPAAANDTKAPKSGPKK